In Mammaliicoccus sp. Marseille-Q6498, the genomic stretch TCTACCACCGATAGTGATATTTTGTTGTATCTTGCAATTTTTGCCTATTTTAGCTTTTGAATGTATAACACACCCTAAACCACTATGTGCAAATATAGTACCTTTTCCTATTTCGACACTTCTTGGTATATCACACGCAAAAACCAACCTGTTTATTTGTTGTAAAAGCCTTGGGAGGATAGGTATATTTCTTTTATAACTAAAATGCATTAACCTTATTGATCTATTCATTAATGATTGATTTTTCATTTATATCACTCCTCATATCTTTTATTACATATAAAACCCAGTACCAATTATTAAATAGTAGTTGGACAATTAGTAAAGGTAACAGTAATGTATATAAATTTGCTTCCCAAAATTGTAATAAAATTAGTTGTAAAAGTACTGTTACAATAGAAGAAACTAAAAATTGTTTAAAATGCGGTATTTTGTTTTTTGTCGATAAGAATGAAGTGAATATTACTTGATTATTGTATAGGAACCTATAAGCTATCGTAATAACCATAGTACTAATACCAAGTAATTTATAATCAGTTCCTATAATTTCTAAAATCCAGTTCCCAAGAAATACTAAAAGTACAAACGATATTAAATTAAAAAAGTAGTTTGTAACTATTGATTTTCTAAATAATTTAAATAATTCATCATAATTTTTCTTAACACGTAAGTAATTAAATTTAGAAAGATACGTATTAAAGTAAGAATTAGATAATGTTAAAATTAGTGTTAATATTTGATTTAATAAACCGAAACGACCAGATATTTCTAATGATAGATAATAAGAACTAAGTATAATTGGAAAGTTAACAATCAAATAATTAGAAAACGACAATACGCCAGTTTTTAATGTATTTGGTAACAACACTCTATAAATATCTTTATTATATTTAATTTTAATTTTATTTTTCGTATCTTTAGTCGCTTTTGAATGATTATAATACACTATTGACTGAAGAACTCTGTTCACTATGACTGAAATTAAATAAGCTAGAGATACCCCAATCAATCCTAATCCTAATAATAGAAAAACAAGAGACAATACTAATTGTACTGATTTAGTCACTATTAATATTTGATTATATGCTTTTATAGAACCTATTCCTTTAAGCACAGCATTCCAATAAGAAAAAGTTATGTTCAATACTATAGATAACATATACAAAAGGTAGGAAATAATTGCGATTTTAACATCTATTTCATTATTGGAAACTTTTATAATATAAACTAATCCAACAGTAACTAAAATGCTAAAAACAATCATACCCATCATTAAATAAATAAATTTTATTGTAGAAAGTACTTTTACAAAATAAGATTCATTAAATTCACCTGTACTGTTATTACCACTATAACCATCACTCTCTATGCTTTTCGCACCTGCCCATAAATAACTAATGTTCCTAGCAATTATTGTCTGAAATCCAAAATCAATTAACATAGCTAAACCATATAAAGAACTAAACGTATACCACAAGCCAAGTTCAGATGCATTTAAATACTTCAATATAATAGGTAATAAAAGAATATTTATACCTTGCACCATGCCAATACTTACATAACCCCAGACAACGTCCTTTTTACCTATATTCATATTGCTCACCTTACTTTAATTAGTTTGTTTAACCAAACTATAAATAATAATATTAAAAAGAAATTTGTCATAAATGATAATAAAATTGTCGCATTTGCCATATTATATAAAGCAAATTTCAAACATAAGTATGTAATGATATACACATTAAACACTGATGAACTTTTTTGTATAATTTTATCCAGGTACATTACCATAATGATTGTTACCCCAGTTAAAATTGGTGCTAATATAAAGCCAAAATATAAATAGCCTTGCCCAATCATTGGTAAAATCTGATCTTGGGAGGTACCTCCACCATAAAAAGTAACGTTAAATTGGTTTAATGCACTTATATGTGTTCCAAACCATGAGTTTACATACATAACTGATCTTGTTAAATCAGATAATATGGCCATAAAATCAAATGGTTCATAAATAAATCTTGTATTTAATGAGTGTGCTACGTTAGAAACTCCAGAAAAGTAGATTTGTAAATCTGAATTTAAACCTTCAAAGAT encodes the following:
- a CDS encoding serine O-acetyltransferase translates to MKNQSLMNRSIRLMHFSYKRNIPILPRLLQQINRLVFACDIPRSVEIGKGTIFAHSGLGCVIHSKAKIGKNCKIQQNITIGGRGTAGTPVIGDNVFIGAGATILGDVKIENNVKIGAMSLVLDDVAENTTVVGIPAKGVKI
- the wzx gene encoding O-unit flippase-like protein; amino-acid sequence: MNIGKKDVVWGYVSIGMVQGINILLLPIILKYLNASELGLWYTFSSLYGLAMLIDFGFQTIIARNISYLWAGAKSIESDGYSGNNSTGEFNESYFVKVLSTIKFIYLMMGMIVFSILVTVGLVYIIKVSNNEIDVKIAIISYLLYMLSIVLNITFSYWNAVLKGIGSIKAYNQILIVTKSVQLVLSLVFLLLGLGLIGVSLAYLISVIVNRVLQSIVYYNHSKATKDTKNKIKIKYNKDIYRVLLPNTLKTGVLSFSNYLIVNFPIILSSYYLSLEISGRFGLLNQILTLILTLSNSYFNTYLSKFNYLRVKKNYDELFKLFRKSIVTNYFFNLISFVLLVFLGNWILEIIGTDYKLLGISTMVITIAYRFLYNNQVIFTSFLSTKNKIPHFKQFLVSSIVTVLLQLILLQFWEANLYTLLLPLLIVQLLFNNWYWVLYVIKDMRSDINEKSIINE